In the Dehalococcoidales bacterium genome, GGATGCTTCATCGATGGCGAGCTCACGCGCCAGGTCAGCAAAGTCCTCCCCTTCTTCCAGCCTGCTTTTTGCTTCAACGGCATCTTCATAAGCATTTTCTGTCGGGAACACGATGAGGTGAAGGTGCACCTGTTCGGCTACCGTAGATACTCTTTCGGCAAAATACTGCTGGAGGCGAAACCCCATTAACGAGGTGAGAGCAAGGTCTTTAAATTCGGCGTCAGACAGCCCGCTCTCGTTACGCTGGTCACGATACCAGGACTGGAACTCGGTCTCAGAGATAGTCTCGTTTTCACCCCGGGCACTGTTTCTTAGCTCTGCCATGAGCTCATCCTCAGTGACCTCGATACCGTAGCGAGGTGCCCCTTGTCTAATTAGCTCCTCATTGGTAATGGTCTCAATCATTGTGAAAATGTCATCTGTGGGGCCGGCAATGAGCATTCTTCGGATGAAGTAGTCGATGTTGATTTCGGCATCGTTCACCTTGATTATGGTGAACTGAAGTGGTATTACGTAGATGACATAATAACCGATGCCGATGGCTAGACCCAGAACAGCGAGCACTACCGCAGCCAGAATTAAGCGTGTCCTTCTCTGCGAAGGTCGTTTCTCTTCCGCTGCTGG is a window encoding:
- a CDS encoding peptidylprolyl isomerase, translated to MSQSTRRPRGRRPVASTPKPAAEEKRPSQRRTRLILAAVVLAVLGLAIGIGYYVIYVIPLQFTIIKVNDAEINIDYFIRRMLIAGPTDDIFTMIETITNEELIRQGAPRYGIEVTEDELMAELRNSARGENETISETEFQSWYRDQRNESGLSDAEFKDLALTSLMGFRLQQYFAERVSTVAEQVHLHLIVFPTENAYEDAVEAKSRLEEGEDFADLARELAIDEASAEQGGDMGWWPRDAMGIQQGTMFLTPPDWMFDLGIGQVSDPTMIDQENNIFALFMVSERATARDIDENLLEIVKSRQIEMWLSNEMSVQTITLHGRNNGFDSETHAWISWQLSRRQSQ